The proteins below are encoded in one region of Alistipes communis:
- a CDS encoding MFS transporter — MTTFYDKTGLPKSLAWGFIGVLIFMMGDGIEQTWLSRYIASQGLDHEVLFTVYGISVALSAWFSGVIAETIGVRRTMLLGYLVYLVGMAGFAGIGMMGLNYPVLLVTYAIKGLGYPLFAYTFIVWIAYRVDKSRLSSAQGWFWFVFTGGLNVLGAYYGAYAMERIGVVPTLWSSLVFASVGAVLALWVNKCDDRNLFVGAERPSSGTSKFRELLSGLAIMKREPKVLVGGIVRVINTTSQFAFVVFMPLYLKDYGIGDTQWASIWGSIFLFNILFNLIFGIVGDHIGWGRTIVWFGGVGCAVSVLLFFYAPVICNNFWFILACGALWCIMLAGYVPLSALVPSLVDKDKGAAVSVLNLGAGLAAFVGPLIVALFRNAIGYVGIVWFMAGLYILSAVMTYCIAPRNR, encoded by the coding sequence ATGACGACCTTTTACGACAAAACCGGTTTGCCCAAGTCGTTGGCATGGGGCTTTATCGGTGTGCTCATCTTCATGATGGGCGACGGTATCGAGCAGACCTGGCTGAGCCGCTACATCGCATCACAGGGACTCGACCACGAAGTCCTGTTCACCGTTTACGGAATCTCGGTGGCTTTGTCCGCCTGGTTTTCGGGCGTGATCGCCGAAACGATCGGCGTGCGCCGGACGATGCTGCTCGGCTACCTGGTTTACCTTGTCGGCATGGCTGGATTCGCGGGAATCGGTATGATGGGGCTGAACTACCCGGTGTTGCTCGTTACCTATGCGATCAAAGGACTGGGTTATCCGCTTTTCGCCTATACGTTTATCGTCTGGATCGCCTATCGCGTGGACAAAAGCCGGCTGAGTTCCGCGCAGGGATGGTTCTGGTTCGTCTTTACGGGCGGTTTGAACGTATTGGGAGCCTATTACGGCGCTTATGCGATGGAGCGTATCGGCGTGGTCCCGACGTTGTGGAGTTCGCTTGTCTTCGCATCGGTCGGCGCGGTGCTGGCATTGTGGGTCAATAAGTGCGACGACCGGAACCTCTTCGTCGGGGCGGAGAGGCCGAGTTCCGGCACGTCGAAGTTCAGGGAGTTGCTGAGCGGCCTGGCTATTATGAAGCGCGAACCCAAGGTGCTCGTCGGCGGAATCGTGCGCGTCATCAATACCACGTCGCAATTCGCCTTCGTCGTTTTCATGCCGCTCTATTTGAAGGATTACGGGATCGGCGACACCCAGTGGGCGTCGATCTGGGGTTCGATCTTTCTGTTCAACATCCTCTTCAATCTGATCTTCGGGATCGTCGGCGATCACATCGGCTGGGGGCGGACGATCGTGTGGTTCGGCGGCGTGGGGTGCGCCGTGAGCGTGCTGCTATTCTTCTATGCGCCGGTGATCTGCAATAATTTCTGGTTTATTCTCGCCTGCGGGGCCTTGTGGTGCATCATGCTGGCCGGTTACGTGCCGCTGAGCGCATTGGTTCCTTCGCTGGTCGACAAGGATAAGGGCGCCGCCGTGTCGGTGCTGAATCTGGGAGCCGGACTGGCGGCCTTCGTCGGCCCGCTGATCGTGGCGCTGTTCCGGAATGCGATCGGCTATGTCGGTATCGTCTGGTTTATGGCGGGACTTTATATTTTGAGCGCCGTGATGACCTACTGCATCGCGCCGCGCAATCGGTAG